ATCTCACCCGCCCGGACATGATCCGGGAAGTCGTGCGCACGATCCGCCCCACGCTGATCGTCAATCCCGCCGCGTATACAGCCGTCGATGCCGCCGAGCGTGAGCGTGATCTTGCGATGGCGATCAACGCGGCTGCGCCGCGCGTGCTGGCTGAAGAGGCGGCGCAGGTCGGTGCATCGCTGATTCACTATTCAACGGACTATGTGTTCGACGGGACGAAGGCCGATCCGTATGTCGAGACCGACGCGACGAATCCATTGAACGTCTACGGCCAGTCGAAGCTGGACGGTGAGCAGGCCATCGCGGCGGTTGGCGGCCGTCACCTGATCCTCCGCACGAGCTGGGTCTATGGCGCGCGAGGCCGAAATTTCCTGACAACGATGTTGCGCCTCGCGAAAGAACGGAACGAACTGAAGATCGTTGCTGACCAGTTTGGCGCGCCGACGTGGTCGGAAACGATCGCGGCGCTGACTGCACACGTCGTCGCACAGGCGCTTGTGTCGGATGATGCCGACGCGTGGTGGCGCCGACATGGCGGGCTCTATCACATGACGGCGGCGGGGGGCGCCTCGTGGCACGAATTCGCGACGGCGATCTTCGAGCAAACCCGCATGGAACGCGCGCTGACGGTCTTGCCGATCCCTGCCTCGGCTTATCCGACGCCCGCGTCGAGACCGGCCAATTCGCGGCTGGCAAACGACCGCTTCATGCGTGCGTTCGGTCTCGCGGCGCCGCAATGGCGTGATGCATTGCAATTATGCTTGGACGGCATGACCGGTTGACGACCGTCTCAGGCCGGCCGCTGCTCGCGCAACACGCGCTCGTAGATTTCAACGTAACCGTCGACCATCTTGTCGGCGGTGAAGCGCGCTTCGTAGCGTTGCCGTGCCGCCGCGCCGAACCTGGCCGTGAGTGCTGCGTCGTTCGACAGCGTGTCGAGTGCGTTACGCAGGGCCGGCGTGTCGCCGAGCGGGACGACCAACCCGGTCTCGCCGTTCACATTGACGAACGATGTGCCGGTCCCGATTTCCATCGACACCATCGGTTTGCCGAACATCGATGCCTCGAGCAGTGAGATCCCGAATGCCTCGGAGCGCAGATGAGACGGAAAGACGAGCGCCTCGCAGAGCTCCAGCAACGCGATCTTGTCCTCGTCG
The sequence above is a segment of the Burkholderia diffusa genome. Coding sequences within it:
- the rfbD gene encoding dTDP-4-dehydrorhamnose reductase; amino-acid sequence: MQRKHTILVTGIGGQVGFALLRHLQGLGEIVGLDRTAFDLTRPDMIREVVRTIRPTLIVNPAAYTAVDAAERERDLAMAINAAAPRVLAEEAAQVGASLIHYSTDYVFDGTKADPYVETDATNPLNVYGQSKLDGEQAIAAVGGRHLILRTSWVYGARGRNFLTTMLRLAKERNELKIVADQFGAPTWSETIAALTAHVVAQALVSDDADAWWRRHGGLYHMTAAGGASWHEFATAIFEQTRMERALTVLPIPASAYPTPASRPANSRLANDRFMRAFGLAAPQWRDALQLCLDGMTG